In a genomic window of Curtobacterium flaccumfaciens pv. betae:
- a CDS encoding ASCH domain-containing protein, with amino-acid sequence MPSTLDDFWTARRRERPSLPTAVPEAWSFGATPEQADALLQLVLDGVKVGTASSLWDYEATGDPLPAADELSIVTDGSGSPRAVIETTVVRVVPFDQVGADHAWAEGEGDRTLEHWRTVHEAFWRAHSENPRGFAPDMPVVCERFRLLWPNG; translated from the coding sequence GTGCCCTCGACGCTCGACGACTTCTGGACCGCGCGACGCCGCGAGCGTCCGAGTCTTCCGACGGCGGTGCCGGAGGCGTGGTCGTTCGGCGCGACCCCGGAGCAGGCGGACGCGCTCCTGCAGCTCGTGCTCGACGGGGTCAAGGTCGGCACGGCGTCGTCGCTCTGGGACTACGAGGCGACCGGTGACCCGCTGCCGGCGGCCGACGAGTTGAGCATCGTGACCGACGGCTCTGGCTCGCCCCGTGCCGTCATCGAGACGACGGTGGTCCGGGTGGTGCCGTTCGACCAGGTCGGCGCGGACCACGCCTGGGCCGAGGGCGAAGGGGACCGGACGCTCGAGCACTGGCGGACCGTGCACGAGGCATTCTGGCGCGCACACTCCGAGAACCCGCGCGGGTTCGCGCCGGACATGCCGGTCGTGTGCGAGCGGTTCCGGCTGCTCTGGCCGAACGGCTGA
- a CDS encoding DUF2510 domain-containing protein, translating to MTLPAAGWFPDPQDARRLRWWDGRTWGAATRVPAAAADPVMPIVVAPVGPSFSVQTAAIRTDAWASGTAGDRRLCVFTVLAVLLAVVSVVANPWGLAGLLGVACGVVGIVRPGAVGAWAVLARSASASALVVAVTTTVIAASAQFHLF from the coding sequence GTGACGCTGCCGGCCGCAGGCTGGTTCCCGGACCCGCAGGACGCCCGTCGTCTGCGCTGGTGGGACGGTCGCACCTGGGGCGCAGCCACGCGGGTCCCCGCGGCCGCTGCTGACCCGGTCATGCCGATCGTCGTCGCGCCGGTGGGGCCGTCGTTCTCGGTGCAGACCGCCGCGATCCGGACGGACGCGTGGGCATCGGGCACTGCCGGCGACCGTCGACTCTGCGTGTTCACGGTGCTCGCGGTGCTGCTCGCCGTGGTCTCGGTCGTCGCGAACCCCTGGGGCCTGGCGGGGCTGCTCGGCGTGGCGTGCGGCGTCGTCGGCATCGTCCGTCCCGGAGCCGTCGGTGCATGGGCGGTCCTGGCGCGGAGCGCTTCGGCGAGCGCCCTCGTCGTCGCGGTGACGACGACCGTCATCGCCGCGTCGGCCCAGTTCCACCTGTTCTGA